The Hippoglossus hippoglossus isolate fHipHip1 chromosome 19, fHipHip1.pri, whole genome shotgun sequence genome has a segment encoding these proteins:
- the c19h8orf33 gene encoding UPF0488 protein C8orf33 homolog, with translation MAEQGLLFIDIEPKSSGSAPTERPLWTRSDNPFKFNFLPDNAPALQENASQDRAEPAPSQVSFTGGGSAFAFDFQIPAVTPIQDMETEETPDAGSAGSQGGIQEGKPSSLQEVNSQSELQAKAKKKKKKKSGKKKVLESTEAQQKPAEGSQGAEDTELSAEEQLNRQLDWCIEQLEQGMRSPKGTPKQKEEASHALKTLRSSKAPLAKKRQVMRAMTGEYRKKMDEEKNKQFKLIQSEIASAQVKVVADSPKTSVFRQRAKDKTHTPTTEDGPQPTEAQGTDRTAQAQEETAAFVFTPSKEEFRFDFL, from the exons ATGGCCGAACAGGGGCTGCTGTTTATAG ATATTGAACCGAAGTCGAGCGGCTCCGCTCCGACTGAGAGACCCCTCTGGACTCGCAGCGACAATCCCTTCAAGTTCAACTTCCTCCCCGACAACGCTCCAGCACTTCAGGAGAACGCCTCACAGGACAGGGCAGAGCCAGCACCGAGCCAGGTATCCTTCACCGGAGGGGGCTCTGCTTTTGCCTTTGACTTCCAAATCCCTGCTGTTACACCCATACAagacatggagacagaagagaCCCCAGACGCAGGCTCTGCGGGAAGCCAGGGTGGCATCCAGGAGGGAAAGCCTTCCTCGCTGCAGGAGGTTAACTCTCAATCTGAGCTGCAAGCcaaagcaaagaagaagaagaagaagaaatctggaaagaaaaaagtcttAGAAAGCACAGAGGCACAACAGAAGCCAGCTGAAGGGAGTCAAGGAGCTGAAGACACAGAGCTG AgtgcagaggagcagctgaacagACAGCTGGACTGGTGCATCGAGCAGCTGGAGCAGGGAATGAGATCCCCAAAAGGAACACCGAAACAGA AGGAGGAGGCCTCTCATGCCCTGAAGACTCTGCGTAGCTCCAAAGCTCCCCTGGCCAAGAAGAGGCAGGTGATGAGAGCCATGACTGGAGAGTACAGGAAAAAAATGGATGAGGAGAAGAACAAGCAGTTCAAACTCATTCAGAGTG AAATTGCATCAGCTCAGGTCAAAGTTGTGGCAGATTCACCGAAGACGTCTGTTTTCCGCCAGAGGGctaaagacaaaacacacacccccaccACAGAGGACGGCCCGCAGCCAACTGAAGCCCAGGGCACGGACCGGACAGCACAGGCTCAGGAGGAGACGGCAGCTTTTGTCTTCACTCCCTCAAAGGAAGAGTTTCgctttgattttctttga
- the h3f3d gene encoding H3 histone, family 3D has protein sequence MARTKQTARKSTGGKAPRKQLATKAARKSAPSTGGVKKPHRYRPGTVALREIRRYQKSTELLIRKLPFQRLVREIAQDFKTDLRFQSAAIGALQEASEAYLVGLFEDTNLCAIHAKRVTIMPKDIQLARRIRGERA, from the exons ATGGCTCGTACCAAGCAGACCGCTCGTAAATCCACCGGAGGAAAGGCGCCGAGGAAGCAGCTGGCCACCAAGGCTGCCAGGAAAAGCGCGCCCTCCACCGGCGGAGTGAAGAAGCCCCACAGATACAG GCCCGGCACTGTCGCCCTGCGTGAGATCCGTCGTTACCAGAAGTCGACCGAGCTGCTCATCAGGAAGCTGCCCTTCCAGCGTCTCGTCAGGGAAATCGCTCAGGATTTCAAGACAGATCTGCGTTTCCAGAGTGCAGCCATCGGTGCTCTGCAG GAAGCCAGCGAGGCCTACTTGGTGGGACTCTTCGAGGACACTAACCTGTGCGCCATCCACGCGAAGAGGGTCACCATCATGCCCAAGGACATCCAGCTGGCCAGGCGAATTAGAGGGGAGCGTGCATAA
- the c19h16orf91 gene encoding protein CCSMST1 produces MSTAAGRVLSGVTRVFFSHSSGVRVNSVRSIALSSQRPAKSKTPTDEDEEVKNEPIKFSTSKASHRTWKVDRSLGSQYERPWWKVLPISLVLTGFLMWCVLREETDIDVQLEKQLYEHLPGLLSDEEEEEEDKSS; encoded by the exons ATGTCTACAGCAGCAGGACGAGTTCTCTCCGGTGTGACACGCGTGTTTTTCAGCCACAGTTCCGGTGTGAG AGTGAACAGTGTGCGGTCAATAGCTCTGAGCTCCCAGAGGCCAGCCAAATCCAAGACGCCCAcagatgaagacgaggaggtgAAAAATGAGCCCATCAAGTTCTCTACCAGTAAAGCCAGTCACAGGACCTGGAAGGTCGATCGCTCCCTGGGCAGTCAGTATGAGCGGCCCTGGTGGAAAGTCCTTCCCATCAGCCTGGTTTTAACCGGCTTCCTCATGTGGTGTGTTCTGAGGGAGGAGACGGACATTGATGTACAGCTGGAGAAGCAGCTGTATGAGCACCTACCTGGTTTGCTttcagatgaggaggaggaggaagaggataaaTCAAGTTAA